The sequence below is a genomic window from Qipengyuania flava.
CTGCCCACTCGGCGAAGGGGCGCGCGGCGATGAACAGCATCGCGATGCCGATGCCGAAAAGGTAGTCAGTCAGGAAATACTCGCTGAACTTGACCGCGTAATCGAGCTGGTTCTGAAGCGCCTCGGCGACCTTGCGCCCGCTCGATCCCAGCACGTTCGATACGGCGCACAGGATGAAGCCGAACAGGCCGAACTGGACCGCGCGCAGGCCCTTGGGCTCCCAGCGCGTGCCATAGCGCACCAGCGCAGCACCCAGCAGCCAGATGGGGAACATCAGCAGGACGCGAAGCCCCGCGACCCAGCAGAGCGCCGCCAGCCAGAACCAGCGGCTCGGCCCGCGCAGGAAGAAGCCCGCGGCAAACAGGATGTAGAACCAGACTTCGTAGGTCAGCGACCAGTAAGGCGGGTTCCAGACCGGCCCCACGCCATCACCGCTTTCGCTCAGGAACACGGCCGGAAGCAGGACCGAGGAGAGCGAGAGTTCGTCATAGGGCCAGGTCACGATTGCCGGCGCCAGCCCCCGTGCGCTGAGCGCCGCGAAGATCAGCGTGCCGAATCCGATCGCAAAGAAGGCCACGGGCACGATGCGCGAAGCGCGGGCAATGGCGTAGTCCTTGAGCGTGTAGCTGCGGCTGCTGACCGAATGCGCAATGACGAGGCCGGAGAGCACGAAGAACACGATCACCGCGTTGTGCTGCATCGTTGGCCCGAAGGGATAGGGCCCGGTGTAGAGCTCCATCTGCACCATGTGGCCGCCGAGCACGAGCAGCGCCGCAATGGCGCGCACGGCGTCGAGCAGGATCGACATGGACGGCGTGATGAAAACCGGTCGGCTCATGGGCCGTGTGCATGCCCGAACAGGCTGAAAATCGGGTTAATCGGCCCGCTGGAGCCGGTCGGGAAAGGCCAGCCGCTGGGCGTAGTGGCGCGAGACTTCGGGGGTGAAATGCACCCCGTCGTAGGTGAACGGCTCGGGCAGCGCGGGCACGGGCAGGACCTTCGCGTCGTGCGCTTCTGCCAGCTCGATCAGATAGCCGTTCAATTCCTCGATCGCGTCGGCATGGTAGGCGTTGCCCGCAGGCTCCACCCCCGCCTCGCTCGGCCAGATCTGGCCGAGCCAAAGGTCCTCGCGCTTACAGGCAAGCACAAGGCGCCTCAGCGCAGCGCGGCTGGCGCCGAGGTCGAGCTCGGTCGGCTTGGTGTCGTTTACGCCCAGCGCGAGGCTGACCTGTCCCGGTGCGATCGCACACACGATCGTGGCCATGCGTTCGAGCTGGCGCGAAGTCGCCCCGCCATAGCCGACGAACAGCGCCCCGTCCGGCTCGCGCGCGAAGCTAACCCGGCTGTCACCGATCACGATGCGGTCGGAAAAGGGTGCGCGCACGAGATTCTTGACCGTGGCGGGCCAGTCCGCCGGATCGCGGCTGAAGGGCGCGATGGCCCAGGCCGCAAAGGCGGTCAGGATCAGCAGCAGCGCCGAAATGACGGCGGCAAGCAGGCGCAGGCGGGCGGTCATGGCGCTCCCCTTGCACCGGTGGCCGTGCAAAAACGGTTAAGCGGGCCGCTTGGAAAGGCGCTGCGGTAGGGGAAAATTAACCCTGTTTGCCGCAGGGTCGCCCCACGACCTGCAGGGGAAAACGGGGACTTATGGCAACCGCCGCAATCGATCGCGTTGAAATACCCGCGAAAGCGCGCCCTGCGCGGGCGGACTGGATCGCCTGCGCGGTGATCGCGCTTGCCGTTTTCGTGATCCGCTCGCCCTGGATCGGCGATTCCAACGCCGATATCGACGAACAGCTCTATTCGCTGATCGGCAACGCCATGCTGGAAGGGCAACTGCCCTTCGTCGACCTCTGGGACCGCAAGCCCTTTGGCCTCTTCGCCCTGTTTGCCGGGGCCCACGCCATCGGCGGGCCGGGTCCAGAGGCCTACCAGGTGCTGGCAGCCCTGTTCACCGCCGCCGGCGCGATCATGATCTACGTCCTGGCGCGCACATTGGTCGACCGGGCAACGGCGGCAGGCGCTGGCCTGCTCTACGCCATGCTGATGACGACTTACGGCAGCCATTCGGGCAATTCGGAAGGTTTCTTCGTCCCGCTGATGATCGCCATGGCGCTGCTGGTGCGCGATCCGGCGCATCCCAAGGCGGTGGCGCGCGCGCTGCTTTCCATGCTGATTGGCGGGTTGGCGCTGCAGATCAAATACACCGCCGTGCCGCAGTGCCTGTTCTTCGGCCTGTGGGCGCTGTGGGGCCAGTTCCGGCGCGGCGCATCGCCTGCGCGCCTGGTCCAGCTTGCCGCCGCCTTCGGTGCGCTCGGCCTGCTGCCCACCGTCATGGTCGGCGCATCCTATGCGCTGGCAGGGCATTGGGACGCCTTCCTGTTTGCAAACTTCACGTCCTTCTTCGACCGCGAGGCTTCCGACGCCGGACGCCTTTACAGCGACCTTGCGCTGTTCCTGATGCCGCTCGCCGCGCTGGCCGTCGGCGGGCTCTACGCCGCGCTGCGAATGGGCACGCTGCGCGACGCGAAGACCTACCTTTTCATCGCGCTGTGGCTGCTGGCCTCGCTGGCGACGGTCTTCCTGCCCTCGACCGTCTACCGCTATTATTTCGCCGCCGCCGTGCCCGCGACGGTCCTGTTTGCCCTGCCTCTGCTCGACCGCCGTGGCCCGGCCCGCTTTGCCCCGTTGGCCCTCGTGCTCGCGGGCAGTTTCTACATCCTCTACCTCCCCCGCCAGTACGAACAGTCTGCCGAGCAGCGCGCGGCGATGGACCGGCTGACCTCGGCCATTGCGCCCCATGTCGATGGCGAAGACGCGTGCCTGTGGATCTACGACGGGCCGACCTCGCTCTACCGCCTAACCGGCAGCTGCCTGCCGACCCGTTTCATCTATCCCGACCATCTCAACAACGCGCTCGAACGCCACGCGCTGGGCATCGTGCAAGAAGGCGAAGTCGCCCGCCTGCTCGCCACCCGCCCACCGGTCATCGTGACCGCCGACACCGAGTTCACCCCGCAGAACGAGGACGCCGGAGCGCTGGTCAAGGAAGCGCTGGCAGCCGGTTATCGCGAGATCGCGAACGAGACCCTGCACGAACGCGAAATCCGCGCCTGGAAACGCATCGACTAGGCGCGACAAGCGCTTGAATTGACGCGCCCGACCCGTCACTCTGCGATCTTTCCAAGGATCAACGGAGAGACGGCCTTGAAACTCGTATCCGCGCTGGCCATTGCCATGGTCATGACGCTTGCCCCCCAAACGCCCGCCGCCGCGCAGGACGGCATCCCCGGACCCGAAGACGACAGCTACATCTGGTTGGAAGAGGCGCGCAGCGACCGCGCCCTCGCCTGGGTCGAGGCGGAAAACACCCGCACGATGGACCGGCTCGCCGGCGATCCGCGCTTCGAGACGATAAAGGGCGAGGCGCTGGCGATCTACGACAGCGAAGAC
It includes:
- a CDS encoding acyltransferase family protein, producing the protein MSRPVFITPSMSILLDAVRAIAALLVLGGHMVQMELYTGPYPFGPTMQHNAVIVFFVLSGLVIAHSVSSRSYTLKDYAIARASRIVPVAFFAIGFGTLIFAALSARGLAPAIVTWPYDELSLSSVLLPAVFLSESGDGVGPVWNPPYWSLTYEVWFYILFAAGFFLRGPSRWFWLAALCWVAGLRVLLMFPIWLLGAALVRYGTRWEPKGLRAVQFGLFGFILCAVSNVLGSSGRKVAEALQNQLDYAVKFSEYFLTDYLFGIGIAMLFIAARPFAEWAGEGLKKAERPVQWFAGFSFSLYILHWPMLSAMSVLGIEAGGNPLAFLALVGGIIGACALVAQFTEYRSKDVRRWLTARLSPQPRQASAT
- a CDS encoding SGNH/GDSL hydrolase family protein — its product is MTARLRLLAAVISALLLILTAFAAWAIAPFSRDPADWPATVKNLVRAPFSDRIVIGDSRVSFAREPDGALFVGYGGATSRQLERMATIVCAIAPGQVSLALGVNDTKPTELDLGASRAALRRLVLACKREDLWLGQIWPSEAGVEPAGNAYHADAIEELNGYLIELAEAHDAKVLPVPALPEPFTYDGVHFTPEVSRHYAQRLAFPDRLQRAD
- a CDS encoding ArnT family glycosyltransferase; this translates as MATAAIDRVEIPAKARPARADWIACAVIALAVFVIRSPWIGDSNADIDEQLYSLIGNAMLEGQLPFVDLWDRKPFGLFALFAGAHAIGGPGPEAYQVLAALFTAAGAIMIYVLARTLVDRATAAGAGLLYAMLMTTYGSHSGNSEGFFVPLMIAMALLVRDPAHPKAVARALLSMLIGGLALQIKYTAVPQCLFFGLWALWGQFRRGASPARLVQLAAAFGALGLLPTVMVGASYALAGHWDAFLFANFTSFFDREASDAGRLYSDLALFLMPLAALAVGGLYAALRMGTLRDAKTYLFIALWLLASLATVFLPSTVYRYYFAAAVPATVLFALPLLDRRGPARFAPLALVLAGSFYILYLPRQYEQSAEQRAAMDRLTSAIAPHVDGEDACLWIYDGPTSLYRLTGSCLPTRFIYPDHLNNALERHALGIVQEGEVARLLATRPPVIVTADTEFTPQNEDAGALVKEALAAGYREIANETLHEREIRAWKRID